From one Lotus japonicus ecotype B-129 chromosome 3, LjGifu_v1.2 genomic stretch:
- the LOC130743820 gene encoding cellulose synthase-like protein H1 → MCGQVILENKDGISDGLPHLIYISREKRPEYPHNYKAGAMNVLTRVSGLMNNAPFMLNVDCDMFVNNPKIVQHAMCILMDSTSRKEVAFVQCFQQFYDGVKDDPLGNQWVTAFEYIIRGMAGLQGPIYVGTNTFHRRNVIYGLYPDEIQNGRKGLSEKILIQQFGSSKEFVKSAAQALEGSASSTPNDNSLSNFIEAAIEVADCGYEHSTSWGKQMGWLYGSVAEDVPTGLSIHRKGWRSECCTPDPVAFTGCAPRGLPSTMMQQKRWATGHTALLFGKNSPIMGTLFGKIQLRACLSYCWLATWSLRSVFEVSYAALIAHCLITNTSIFPKGLGLWIPVTLFVVYNIHTLLEYVSTGLSIRYWWNNQRMSIMRTSTSWFIGFFSGMLNIAGISDAVFEITQKETSTSGADGGDADAGRFTFDESPVFVAGTTFLLVQLAALIIKFLGLNPKGPAHSGNECGMGEFISSLYLIVCYWPFLKGLFGKGKYGIPFSTICKSAALAFAFVHFCRSTVMG, encoded by the exons ATGTGTGGTCAGGTTATATTGGAGAACAAGGACGGTATTTCTGATGGTTTGCCTCACTTAATCTATATATCCAGAGAGAAGAGGCCAGAGTATCCACATAATTACAAAGCTGGAGCTATGAATGTTTTG ACAAGGGTTTCTGGTTTGATGAACAATGCTCCCTTTATGTTGAACGTAGACTGTGACATGTTTGTGAACAATCCGAAGATTGTTCAACATGCTATGTGTATTTTGATGGATTCTACAAGTAGGAAAGAGGTTGCTTTTGTTCAATGTTTTCAGCAATTCTATGATGGAGTAAAAGATGACCCTTTAGGAAATCAGTGGGTCACTGCATTTGAG TACATAATTAGGGGCATGGCAGGACTTCAAGGACCAATCTATGTAGGAACAAACACCTTCCATAGAAGAAATGTTATTTACGGTCTTTATCCTGATGAAATCCAAAATGGGAGAAAAG GATTATCAGAAAAGATACTAATACAACAATTTGGAAGTTCAAAGGAGTTTGTCAAATCAGCAGCGCAAGCTTTGGAAGGGAGTGCATCTAGTACTCCTAATGATAATAGTCTTTCTAACTTCATTGAAGCAGCAATTGAAGTTGCTGATTGTGGCTATGAACATAGCACTAGCTGGGGTAAACAG ATGGGGTGGTTATATGGATCAGTGGCAGAGGATGTGCCTACAGGGTTGAGCATCCATAGAAAAGGTTGGAGATCAGAGTGTTGTACACCAGATCCAGTTGCCTTTACAGGATGTGCTCCTCGAGGGTTACCCTCTACTATGATGCAACAAAAGAGATGGGCCACAGGCCACACTGCATTGTTATTTGGCAAGAATTCACCTATTATGGGTACCCTCTTTGGCAAGATCCAACTCAGGGCATGCTTGTCCTATTGTTGGCTCGCCACGTGGAGCTTGCGATCTGTCTTTGAAGTTTCCTATGCTGCTCTAATTGCACATTGCCTCATTACCAACACCAGTATCTTCCCTAAG GGACTTGGTCTGTGGATTCCTGTTACTCTTTTTGTTGTCTACAACATACATACTCTATTAGAGTATGTATCAACCGGGTTGTCCATACGGTATTGGTGGAACAATCAGAGAATGAGCATTATGAGAACCTCAACTTCATGGTTTATCGGATTTTTTAGTGGCATGCTTAACATTGCGGGGATATCTGATGCAGTCTTTGAAATAACACAGAAGGAAACCTCAACTTCTGGTGCTGATGGCGGTGATGCAGATGCAGGTAGGTTCACCTTCGACGAGTCTCCGGTTTTTGTGGCAGGCACAACCTTTTTACTGGTGCAGTTGGCAGCCCTTATTATAAAGTTTCTGGGGTTGAATCCTAAAGGACCAGCTCATAGTGGAAATGAATGTGGAATGGGGGAGTTTATCAGTAGTCTGTATCTCATAGTGTGTTATTGGCCATTTTTGAAAGGGTTGTTTGGCAAAGGAAAATATGGGATTCCCTTCTCCACTATATGCAAGTCAGCAGCGCTAGCATTTGCTTTTGTGCATTTCTGTAGAAGTACTGTCATGGGTTGA
- the LOC130748236 gene encoding OVARIAN TUMOR DOMAIN-containing deubiquitinating enzyme 6-like, with the protein MTRILVQRGSSGGGSSSNQNLSRSPAPVAKDEECGEEVPGGQVAVGDEILEFAGSSDCNRAKSDEVLMESLDLEPNESTPLGDDEVTDAGGKDVKEDVADGQELARGFSGERTVLENEGLVGDSPIVAGGSSHPPPPPVPPPKPSATNLNSRRNVSGTSNVGSPRRASQWPVVSARTSPAGSRPSSPRAHNESEGYNSADEQNPCLVSSYGDLERERQFEIDIRRAKGYEVKRMMEDGNCLFRAVADQVYGDSELYDLVRQMCIDYMERERDHFSQFITEGFTSYCKRKRRDKVYGNNVEIQAMSEMYNRPIHIYSYSTEPINTFHGGYNTDTPPVRLSYHHGNHYNSLVDPRRPTIGAGLGFSSLRGANVDRDQVKAAIKAQQDQQIDNALLAEGRFYSDLELTEKEIERAVIEASRAEYIANDTFKHQLGYKESSTSNAEPSSSGARSSGRDPKMEPVKENDSGLSWSMQMVLSMGFSYLQAIEAYSIFGDDVDSMICYLLETGSSSRRKGKATE; encoded by the exons ATGACTCGAATCTTGGTTCAGCGCGGTTCCTCTGGTGGTGGTTCTTCTTCGAACCAGAATTTGAGCCGCTCTCCGGCTCCGGTTGCCAAAGATGAGGAATGTGGAGAGGAGGTGCCTGGTGGACAAGTTGCTGTTGGTGATGAGATTCTGGAGTTTGCTGGGAGTAGTGACTGTAATAGGGCTAAGAGTGATGAAGTTTTGATGGAGAGTCTTGATCTTGAGCCGAATGAGAGCACCCCATTAGGCGATGATGAGGTTACTGATGCCGGCGGCAAAGATGTTAAGGAAGATGTTGCGGATGGACAAGAATTGGCGAGAGGGTTCAGTGGAGAAAGGACAGTGTTGGAGAATGAGGGTTTGGTTGGGGATTCGCCCATCGTTGCTGGTGGTAGTTCACATCCGCCACCTCCTCCTGTTCCACCTCCTAAGCCTTCAGCCACTAACTTAAATTCGAGGAGAAATGTTTCAGGGACTTCAAATGTAGGATCACCAAGGAGAGCTTCTCAATGGCCTGTTGTTTCTGCTAGGACTTCACCTGCTGGGTCTCGGCCTTCCTCCCCCAGGGCTCATAATGAAAGTGAGGGGTACAATAGTGCTGACGAACAGAATCCATGCTTGGTGTCCTCTTATGGTGATTTG GAAAGAGAGCGACAGTTTGAAATTGATATCAGAAGGGCAAAAGGCTATGAAGTAAAAAGAATGATGGAGGATGGAAATTGCCTTTTCCGTGCTGTTGCAGACCAGGTGTATGGGGACTCTGAATTGTATGATTTGGTCAGACAGATGTGCATAGATTATATG GAGCGTGAGAGGGACCACTTTTCTCAATTTATAACAGAAGGTTTCACATCATACtgtaagagaaagagaagagataAG GTCTATGGTAACAATGTTGAGATCCAAGCCATGTCTGAAATGTATAATCGTCCTATTCATATATACTCCTACTCTACAG AACCTATCAATACATTTCATGGAGGCTATAACACTGATACACCACCAGTACGGCTAAGTTATCATCATGGGAATCATTACAACTCCCTCGTTGATCCACGCCGCCCAACAATTGGTGCAGGACTTGGGTTTAGCAGTCTCCGTGGG GCGAATGTTGACAGAGATCAAGTCAAGGCTGCTATTAAAGCTCAGCAAGACCAACAGATCGATAAT GCACTTTTAGCTGAGGGACGGTTTTACTCTGATCTTGAGCTCACAGAGAAGGAAATTGAACGTGCCGTGATTGAAGCTTCTCGGGCTGAGTATATTGCTAATGATACATTTAAGCACCAACTTGGTTATAAAGAATCCTCTACATCAAATGCTGAGCCATCGTCTTCTGGAGCAA GATCATCAGGTAGGGATCCGAAGATGGAACCCGTGAAGGAGAATGATTCTGGTCTTAGCTGGAGTATGCAGATGGTGCTATCAATGGGATTCAGTTACCTACAAGCGATTGAGGCCTACAGCATATTTGGGGATGATGTTGATTCTATGATTTGTTACCTGTTGGAAACTGGCAGTAGCAGCAGACGGAAAGGAAAGGCCACTGAATAA